The following coding sequences lie in one Acropora palmata chromosome 3, jaAcrPala1.3, whole genome shotgun sequence genomic window:
- the LOC141877117 gene encoding uncharacterized protein LOC141877117, giving the protein MSTNEKSNWREKKLRQKQEAVERAHAEELEFERKKLELKQVQTEPPEITAMASNVVKMPKLVITKFDGTPQDWVRFWGQFETQIDKSSTPEVTKFSYLKELVDLKVRNLIDGLPFTPEGYEKAKDLLARRYGKTSEVVGAYVRNILELPTVRERDVKKIHEFYEKLLFNVESLQTLQSINKLDAAVRFTFDKLDVIKNELAMIDENWSEWTFVQFLEALEKWTINNPVQGVESSKTKAVATPVNRREKSRAFYAKRDDRHQQAHIRGCLFCQSPDHKAVNCDKVVSVEARKKVFIEKRMCFNCSGIGHRAEECKSKSNCQVCHARHNTSLCDNTQLQVQTREPGMTANHIGNSAVIHPVVVVKINGYKFRALLDSGASHSYASATAIDLINASLKSTGLRQIAMLTGVTTRTMQVFGVIISSVAGDFELEVDVTKVNKKELLILENPRYNQLIEGSSHLKGVRMDDVDEKAKLPVHLILGANEFAKIRTGERLRVGRRGDPVAEYTRFGWTIMSPGADQDLSPVYLAVNSSSDFERLCSLDVLGLADAPAGDQFDVYDEFKEQLTRSPEGWYETSLPWKGNCPALPNNRDGSMRRLNSLLRKLSRKNMLDDYDDVIREQLAEGVVERAPSKASGREFYLPHRAVVREGAETTKLRVVYDASARDHETAPSLNECLHAGPPLQNKLWGVLTRCRFHPVLVAGDLRRAFLQVRIREEDRDALRFHWIVDKNSKEVETLRFTRVVFGLAPSPFLLNGVIQQHLQNLETKFPETVNEVRKSLYVDDLISGGSTADKAKQLKREAIEIFNDAKFELHKWHSNKEELETDCENYERSFAKEQLNNVSKPDGIKLLGVGWDKVQDTLCVEFPSTPAELTKRGILTNLAKVYDPLGLASPVLLEGKLLYRETCVQKSAWDGPLPEDLAVQWKKWEENIPDAVTVQRCVPRYEEEIHEIQLHAFGDASGRGVCAAVYAVVTQASGTSQGLITAKARLAKQGLTIPRLELVSGHMAVNLANNVRQALEGLPLAVHIHCWLDSSVALHWISDHGDYRQFVANRVRKIQSHPNVLWHHVPTAHNPADLGSRGGSVSGAEIWWKGPSWLGDPAQWPPEIVTEPSPESRAERKVQKELFAVGVEERNQFDDFLEKFGLRKAMRIGAWISRFLRNCRCPSNKLHGPLTAAELADHELFWIQRAQREGMSNENFGVDQEQLNLQPNKRGVLECRGRLQGDYPIYLPDSVLFTAKVVQHAHVTTLHGGVSLTMTNVRRRFWVPRLRKLVKKTVKNCSGCKRFQAVALKNPPTAPLPIERTEGTTPFNVIGVDFAGPVKYRSKRKEERKAYVVLYSCSLTRGVFLEILPSLETSDFLQSLKRFIARRGRPSKVYSDNDKTFVAAANWLKRARTDERLNSFLSEHAIQWQFNLSRAPWWGGQFERLIGLMKSMFYKTVGQGLLTWEELSEVILDIEVTMNNRPLCYVEEDVQLPTLTPNAFLMLNSNVLPELQPYHIEERDLRKRAKFLMKTKDAMWRRWTTEYLSALRERHRLRRGKKGKENSLAVGDVVIVKSQERNRSFWPLGIVVQLIAGRDGVVRGAKLRVGRSHVERPVQLLYPLELSCDEDNNREPAVTLNPDAAVFRPRRDAAAAAELRMKDIVQAELS; this is encoded by the coding sequence ATGAGCACAAACGAGAAATCGAATTGGAGAGAGAAAAAACTAAGGCAGAAGCAAGAAGCTGTTGAGCGAGCACATGCAGAGGAGTTAGAATTTGAAAGGAAGAAATTGGAGCTGAAACAAGTTCAAACAGAACCACCGGAAATTACAGCGATGGCTAGCAACGTGGTAAAAATGCCTAAGCTAGTTATCACAAAATTTGATGGGACGCCGCAAGATTGGGTGCGTTTTTGGGGACAGTTCGAAACACAAATTGACAAGTCCTCTACCCCTGAAGTCACAAAATTCTCTTACTTGAAAGAATTAGTGGATTTGAAGGTGAGAAATCTAATTGATGGCCTTCCATTTACCCCCGAAGGTTATGAAAAGGCCAAGGATCTACTCGCAAGACGGTATGGAAAAACAAGCGAAGTTGTGGGAGCCTACGTAAGGAATATACTAGAACTCCCTACCGTCCGAGAAAGGGATGTCAAGAAGATTCACGAATTTTACGAGAAACTGCTATTCAACGTTGAGTCCCTACAAACATTGCAGAGCATAAACAAACTCGACGCCGCGGTACGTTTCACATTTGACAAGCTAGATGTTATTAAGAATGAGCTGGCCATGATCGATGAAAACTGGAGCGAATGGACATTCGTGCAATTTCTAGAGGCGCTTGAGAAATGGACAATTAACAACCCAGTTCAAGGGGTCGAAAGTTCAAAGACCAAGGCCGTAGCAACTCCTGTCAATCGAAGAGAGAAATCGAGAGCGTTTTACGCGAAACGTGATGACAGACATCAACAAGCGCACATCCGAGGCTGTCTATTTTGTCAGAGTCCAGATCACAAGGCGGTTAACTGTGACAAGGTCGTGAGTGTTGAAGCGAGAAAAAAGGTGTTTATAGAGAAACGTATGTGTTTTAATTGTTCAGGAATTGGACACCGAGCTGAAGAATGCAAAAGCAAGTCCAATTGTCAAGTTTGTCACGCAAGGCATAACACATCATTGTGCGATAACACCCAATTGCAAGTTCAGACACGTGAACCAGGGATGACGGCAAATCACATCGGCAACTCGGCTGTAATTCATCCTGTGGTGGTTGTCAAGATTAATGGATACAAATTTAGAGCCCTGTTAGATAGTGGAGCAAGTCATTCGTACGCCTCCGCTACTGCAATCGACTTGATTAACGCAAGTTTAAAGTCAACCGGTTTGAGACAAATAGCGATGCTGACAGGCGTCACAACAAGAACCATGCAAGTTTTTGGAGTGATTATCAGTTCAGTTGCTGGTGATTTTGAACTCGAGGTGGATGTCACCAAGGTCAATAAGAAAGAGTTGCTGATTTTAGAAAACCCTCGTTACAACCAGCTGATAGAAGGGAGCTCTCACCTCAAAGGAGTACGCATGGATGATGTCGACGAGAAAGCTAAACTCCCTGTTCATCTTATACTGGGTGCGAACGAATTTGCAAAAATTCGGACAGGAGAACGTTTGCGTGTGGGCCGTCGCGGGGACCCGGTAGCTGAGTATACCCGGTTTGGGTGGACAATTATGTCGCCTGGCGCAGACCAAGACTTATCACCTGTCTATTTGGCGGTAAATTCGAGCTCTGACTTCGAAAGATTGTGTTCGCTTGATGTTCTTGGCCTAGCAGATGCCCCAGCCGGAGACCAGTTTGATGTCTACGATGAGTTTAAAGAGCAACTGACGCGATCACCTGAAGGTTGGTACGAGACGAGTCTGCCTTGGAAAGGGAATTGTCCTGCCCTACCAAATAACCGTGACGGAAGTATGCGACGACTTAATTCCCTCTTGCGGAAACTAAGCCGAAAGAACATGTTGGACGACTATGATGACGTTATTAGAGAGCAGTTGGCGGAAGGCGTGGTAGAACGGGCCCCTTCCAAAGCTTCCGGGCGAGAGTTCTATTTGCCACATCGTGCAGTTGTCCGTGAGGGTGCAGAAACAACAAAGCTTCGAGTCGTGTATGATGCGTCTGCGCGAGATCACGAAACGGCCCCATCTCTAAATGAGTGCCTACATGCCGGCCCGCCTCTACAGAACAAGCTATGGGGTGTTCTCACTCGTTGCCGCTTCCACCCTGTGTTAGTTGCAGGAGATCTGCGACGTGCGTTCCTGCAAGTGCGAATTCGTGAAGAGGACCGAGACGCTCTGCGGTTTCACTGGATCGTAGACAAGAATTCGAAGGAAGTGGAAACGCTACGATTCACCAGAGTTGTGTTCGGACTTGCCCCCTCGCCGTTTCTTCTAAATGGGGTGATCCAGCAACATCTTCAGAATTTAGAGACGAAATTCCCCGAAACCGTCAATGAAGTGCGGAAGAGCTTATATGTCGATGACCTTATTTCTGGAGGAAGTACCGCCGACAAGGCTAAGCAGTTGAAAAGAGAAGCTATCGAGATCTTTAATGACGCCAAGTTCGAGCTACACAAATGGCACTCTAACAAGGAGGAGTTGGAGACTGATTGTGAGAATTACGAGAGGTCATTCGCCAAAGAACAACTCAACAATGTGTCGAAGCCAGATGGGATCAAACTACTTGGTGTTGGTTGGGACAAGGTCCAGGATACCCTTTGCGTTGAATTTCCAAGTACACCGGCCGAACTGACGAAGCGAGGAATCCTTACCAACTTAGCAAAGGTGTACGATCCATTGGGATTAGCATCACCAGTTTTACTAGAGGGCAAACTGCTGTACCGGGAAACGTGCGTACAAAAGAGCGCGTGGGATGGTCCGTTACCGGAAGACTTAGCCGTACAGTGGAAGAAGTGGGAAGAGAATATTCCGGATGCCGTTACAGTACAACGCTGCGTTCCTCGTTACGAAGAAGAAATTCATGAGATACAATTACACGCATTCGGCGATGCCAGCGGTCGAGGAGTTTGTGCCGCAGTCTACGCAGTGGTAACTCAAGCATCGGGAACATCACAAGGATTGATCACCGCAAAGGCCCGACTTGCCAAACAAGGGCTGACCATTCCTCGACTCGAGCTCGTATCAGGCCATATGGCAGTCAATCTGGCCAACAACGTGCGACAAGCTCTGGAGGGACTCCCACTAGCAGTTCATATCCACTGTTGGTTGGACAGTTCAGTGGCCCTTCATTGGATCAGTGATCACGGAGACTACCGCCAATTCGTCGCGAATCGTGTGAGGAAGATTCAAAGCCATCCGAACGTTCTATGGCATCACGTCCCAACAGCCCATAATCCGGCCGATCTTGGAAGTCGTGGTGGTAGTGTGAGTGGAGCAGAAATTTGGTGGAAGGGGCCTTCGTGGCTAGGAGACCCCGCCCAGTGGCCACCTGAGATTGTTACAGAACCAAGCCCTGAAAGTAGAGCGGAGAGGAAGGTTCAAAAGGAACTTTTCGCGGTTGGTGTCGAAGAGAGAAACCAATTCGATGACTTCCTCGAGAAGTTTGGGCTTCGTAAAGCGATGAGAATTGGGGCTTGGATCTCGCGTTTCTTACGCAATTGTCGCTGTCCTTCCAATAAGCTCCATGGACCTCTGACGGCGGCAGAGTTAGCTGACCATGAGTTGTTCTGGATCCAGAGAGCGCAAAGGGAGGGAATGAGCAATGAAAACTTTGGGGTGGATCAAGAACAGCTCAACCTACAACCAAACAAACGTGGTGTGTTGGAATGCAGAGGTCGTCTTCAGGGAGATTATCCAATCTACCTGCCAGATTCAGTTCTCTTTACAGCCAAAGTGGTCCAGCATGCTCACGTGACTACACTCCATGGGGGAGTATCCTTAACGATGACGAATGTGCGACGAAGATTCTGGGTACCCCGACTGCGGAAGTTAGTCAAGAAAACAGTGAAGAATTGCAGTGGGTGCAAACGCTTTCAAGCCGTAGCCTTGAAGAATCCACCCACGGCACCGTTGCCTATCGAGAGAACAGAAGGAACCACACCCTTCAACGTCATAGGTGTTGATTTCGCCGGTCCTGTGAAGTACCGCAGCAAGCGTAAGGAAGAACGTAAGGCGTATGTGGTTTTGTATTCGTGTAGCCTTACTCGAGGAGTGTTCTTGGAGATACTGCCAAGTTTGGAGACCAGCGATTTCCTCCAAAGTCTTAAGCGTTTTATTGCCAGGAGAGGACGTCCATCCAAAGTCTATTCAGACAATGATAAAACCTTCGTCGCCGCTGCCAATTGGTTGAAAAGGGCGCGAACAGATGAAAGATTAAACTCCTTCCTAAGTGAGCATGCCATCCAGTGGCAGTTCAACCTCAGCCGAGCGCCGTGGTGGGGTGGACAGTTTGAGCGCCTCATCGGATTGATGAAATCCATGTTCTACAAAACAGTTGGCCAAGGTCTGCTCACCTGGGAAGAATTGAGCGAAGTCATCTTAGATATAGAAGTTACAATGAACAACCGTCCCTTGTGTTACGTGGAAGAAGACGTGCAACTTCCAACGTTAACACCGAATGCTTTCCTGATGCTGAACTCCAATGTTCTGCCCGAGTTGCAGCCCTATCACATAGAAGAAAGAGATTTGAGGAAACGCGCCAAGTtcctgatgaaaacaaaagatgcgATGTGGCGTAGGTGGACGACCGAATACTTGAGCGCGCTGCGTGAGCGTCACCGGCTCAGACGCggaaagaaagggaaagaGAATTCTCTGGCGGTTGGAGATGTTGTGATCGTGAAGTCCCAAGAACGGAACCGAAGTTTCTGGCCGCTGGGGATCGTAGTGCAACTGATTGCTGGAAGGGATGGAGTGGTTCGAGGTGCTAAGTTACGGGTCGGACGGTCACACGTCGAACGCCCTGTGCAGCTGTTGTACCCATTGGAGCTGTCCTGTGATGAAGACAACAATCGAGAACCAGCTGTAACACTCAACCCGGACGCAGCAGTGTTCAGACCCAGACGTGATGCTGCGGCAGCCGCGGAACTACGAATGAAGGATATCGTTCAAGCAGAACTGAGCTGA
- the LOC141875722 gene encoding thymidine kinase 2, mitochondrial-like, with product MLQYFRWNLERCLGLLCLVERCRTMLGLNHSDQMNLDCSVTRKQQNANITVAVEGNIGSGKSTLLKFFRKNPLVQVFEEPVTEWQNVGGKNLLDLFYTDCQRWSYLFESYAVLSLMKVHQKPHITPVKMIERSVYSGFYCFEQNLFESGLMSRAEHAVHSKWFNWITKQQKPQLDLIIYLRTSPEVCMERIRARCRAEEETLPMDLLVALHRQHEEWLMKGKFPIPAPVMVIDGNRNLEEMLTFYRDNDQYLLGLKAWPPQLPQQAAC from the exons ATGCTACAGTACTTTCGTTGGAATTTGGAGAGGTGTTTAG GTCTCTTGTGTTTAGTTGAACGTTGTCGAACCATGCTTGGGCTAAACCATTCGGATCAAATGAATTTGGATTGTTCCGTCACGaggaaacaacaaaatgcaaatataACG GTAGCAGTAGAGGGCAATATTGGAAGTGGGAAATCAACTTTGCTGaaattttttagaaaaaatcCTCTTGTACAG GTGTTTGAGGAACCAGTGACTGAATGGCAAAATGTTGGTGGAAAAAACCTCTTG GACTTATTCTACACTGACTGTCAAAGATGGAGCTACTTGTTTGAATCGTATGCTGTTCTCAGTCTCATGAAGGTTCACCAAAAACCTCAC ATTACTCCAGTCAAAATGATTGAAAGAAGTGTTTACAGTGGCTTCTATTGCTTTGAACAAAATCTTTTTGAAAG TGGCTTGATGTCCAGAGCAGAGCATGCTGTGCATAGTAAATGGTTTAATTGGAtaacaaagcaacaaaaacctCAGCTTGACTTGATTA TTTACCTGAGAACATCACCAGAGGTTTGTATGGAAAGAATACGAGCGAGGTGCCGGGCTGAAGAAGAGACCCTCCCCATG GATCTTCTTGTAGCATTACATAGACAACATGAGGAATGGCTCATGAAAGGAAAGTTTCCTATTCCTGCTCCAGTGATG GTTATTGATGGCAACAGGAATCTTGAAGAAATGTTGACATTTTACCGAGACAATGACCAGTATCTTCTTGGATTAAAGGCGTGGCCTCCTCAATTGCCACAGCAAGCTGCATGCTAA
- the LOC141875723 gene encoding mitochondrial calcium uniporter regulator 1-like, producing MFQANYSLFDSALHFFRPCHVCRWVSVSYSTAGIKNLPNHANLRMHPSRFLLWRSVTPEKTQQNAARCWNRSKSDSSYVTQSGVTLHFDTHKLVRKLGENGFSETQAEGLMSSLVEIISSSVHSVANSTVSKIDQERLEVKFNAMVDSVRNEMFLLEQGKFTRIQEENQKLRDEVTSLKGILQDEVAKLKGGMALDFSLEKSRVKEELATRDQKIKDTENRIETEVAKLGTQLEAQKLDLIKYLAGSLLSCLTLFLAVWRFVKN from the exons ATGTTTCAAGCAAATTACAGTCTTTTCGATAGTGCTCTACATTTCTTTCGCCCCTGTCATGTCTGCAGATGGGTCAGTGTAAGTTATTCAACTGCCGGCATTAAAAATCTGCCAAATCACGCCAATCTTAGAATGCATCCCAGTCGCTTTCTTCTTTGGAGGTCCGTCACACCCGAAAAAACCCAGCAGAATG CTGCAAGATGCTGGAACCGTTCAAAATCAGATTCTTCTTATGTCACTCAAAGTGGAGTCACCCTTCATTTTGATACACACAAATTGGTCAGGAAATTAGGGGAAAATG GTTTTAGTGAAACACAGGCTGAGGGACTGATGTCATCACTTGTTGAAATAATTAGTTCAAGTGTTCACAGTGTTGCTAATAGTACTGTCTCAAAAATTGACCAG GAACGACTTGAGGTTAAGTTCAATGCAATGGTTGATTCTGTGAG aaatgaaatgtttcttcTAGAACAAGGAAAATTCACAAGAATCCAAGAAGAAAATCAG AAATTAAGGGATGAAGTAACTTCTTTGAAAGGCATTCTACAG GATGAAGTGGCAAAACTAAAAGGAGGAATGGCCTTAGATTTCAGCTTGGAAAAGAGCAGAGTAAAGGAAGAG ctTGCAACACGGGatcaaaagataaaagatacTGAAAACAGAATAGAAACTGAA GTAGCCAAACTTGGCACTCAACTTGAAGCTCAGAAGTTAGATTTAATCAAGTATTTAGCGG GAAGCTTACTGTCCTGCTTAACACTGTTCCTTGCAGTGTGGAGATTTGTCAAGAATTAA
- the LOC141877817 gene encoding LOW QUALITY PROTEIN: neuropeptide SIFamide receptor-like (The sequence of the model RefSeq protein was modified relative to this genomic sequence to represent the inferred CDS: inserted 2 bases in 1 codon), giving the protein MNTNNTSGDQILLCVITEDSLEVKVCKILAYALLLAFSLLGNVSIVMVVCRDRNMRTTTNFLIVNMAVSDLLVPVFAMPRACVEIFNGNLRWLIGGVLGETLCKLTSFLQDISTAVSVQSLVAISVDRFYAVWFPLKAASXPRMKCVIPLIWLTSALIHLPYLYAFKIVTVGGDQTYCFVGWPRPVTKVVFLLLIFLVFIIPLGIITTLYSLIVKKIRSQTLYGVRNLVVRFSREKRNRNILEMSLAIVAIFFFTMSPFVVFLTIDIFSDGRASLSKNFRFVSQYLVHCNGVLNFFTYFTFNRSYSRGFTAILSRVFCLCCSWCPWKHEEQLSSHYRFNRPGLSAVKFEMNFESRDVVLTCMRY; this is encoded by the exons ATGAATACCAACAACACAAGTGGTGATCAAATCTTGCTCTGTGTCATCACTGAAGATTCCCTTGAAGTTAAAGTCTGTAAGATATTGGCTTACGCTTTGTTACTTGCCTTTTCACTTCTGGGAAATGTGTCAATAGTAATGGTTGTCTGTCGAGATCGCAACATGAGGACAACTACAAACTTTCTCATAGTTAACATGGCAGTGTCCGATCTTCTTGTTCCAGTCTTCGCCATGCCACGAGCTTGCGTCGAAATATTCAATGGCAACCTTCGATGGTTGATCGGTGGAGTCTTAGGAGAGACTCTTTGTAAGCTTACATCGTTCCTTCAAGACATTTCAACCGCAGTCTCCGTCCAAAGCCTTGTGGCAATTTCCGTTGATCGTTTTTATGCCGTGTGGTTCCCATTGAAAGCAGCTAG ACCAAGAATGAAATGTGTCATTCCGCTGATATGGCTTACTTCAGCATTGATACACCTGCCTTATCTTTACGCTTTCAAGATTGTAACCGTAGGCGGAGACCAAACGTATTGCTTTGTCGGTTGGCCACGTCCTGTAACAAAAGTcgtctttcttttgttgattttCCTAGTATTCATAATACCCCTGGGGATCATCACAACATTATACTCATTGATAGTGAAAAAGATAAGAAGCCAAACCTTGTATGGAGTGAGGAATTTAGTGGTGCGTTTCAGTAGAGAGAAAAGAAACCGCAACATATTGGAGATGTCTCTAGCAATCGTAGCAATATTCTTCTTCACTATGTCACCATTTGTGGTGTTTTTAACAATTGATATCTTCAGCGATGGTCGAGCTTCTCTTTCAAAGAACtttcgttttgtttctcaGTACTTAGTACATTGTAATGGTGTCCTaaatttttttacttatttcacCTTTAACCGGAGCTACAGTCGGGGCTTCACTGCGATCCTTTCGCGTGTTTTCTGTCTGTGTTGTTCTTGGTGCCCTTGGAAACATGAAGAACAACTAAGCAGCCATTATAGATTTAACCGACCCGGTTTATCTGCagttaaatttgaaatgaattttgagAGTAGGGATGTCGTGCTGACATGTATGAGATATTGA